The genomic DNA AACTTGAAACGGTTACAGGGCTGACAAATAAAACAATAATTAACTATAACAATAAATTAAAAGAGTTAAATATAATTCATATTGAAAATAATGGGCTCATTAAAACAGAAAGTGGTATACAAAGTTTAAGAAATACTTATTCTCGTAAAGAACATGCTAATTTATGCAAGGAAGAATCTGAAAAATATAAAAAAAGTATCGTTGATAGGGGCGGACAAGTTCTTCATAAAAAAGACAAAAATAAAGATGCTCGCAAAATGGAATTAATTAAAGGTGAAAACAAACAGGAACAGTTATTAGATAAGCAAATCGTGTATGTTCAAAGAGATGAACAAGGAGTTCCGATTATTGCATATAGGTATAATAATAATGTTAAAGAAGATATGTTTGTATATGCTAAACGCTCTAATATGGATATGCAGGAATACTTAGAATCAATTCAGACATACCATGGGGCAATCATTAAATATATTCTATGTAATCAAACCGCATAGGTTGTAAGTCAAGACTATCAAAAGATGATAGTTTTTATTTTGTTTAAAATCAATAAAACTATTAGTATTATGGTTTACAAACTGCTTATTTGTGGACATATATAATGTAGGGTATTACTAAATAGTGAAATATAAATATTAGGAGTGATAATTATGGAAAAATATATGACTGCAAAACAAAAAGAGGTATTGTTCAAAAAACAACGCATTTTTGAACTGAAAAATTTAAGTTATACTCATCAACAAGTTTGGTTCAAGTTAAATGAGGAATTAAAAGAGCTTAATATTAAACCTGTTTCAATTAGTTACATTTATAAATATTGGAATGAAATGAAAAGGGAATATGGAATTAGTTAAATAGGTGCGATCATAAAAATGATGGCACTTATTTAATTTAATGAGGAGTGTTGTGAAATGAAAAGTGATGGGGTTATAGAAAATGCTAGAAATGTGGTTATGATTATGTGTTTATGGCTGTGGTTATTTGTTTAAAGAGGGATGGTTGCATGGAAATTAAAAATGGAAGAATTTATTTATATGATTCAAGGTACTATTTGAATTTAGGTTCGTTTGGTATTGAACCGATTACAAGGTTCGAGTATCCAAGAGAAACAATATATGTTTATGAATATAGCAAAGCGACAATTAAATTACTAGAAGAAATGATGGAGGGCTCGTTAGATTAACGGGCTCTTTTATTTTGTACAAAGAGATAAAAGGAGATCAATAAAATGCTAAAAAACGTGATGAGAGATATTAAAAAGGAATTGAGTTATGAAAGAAATACTGAAAAAAGAATGGATGAAGTATCAAGAATTACAAAGAAATATAATCTTAATGACTATTTTCATATATTCAATGCAAAGAAGGTAACAAGTGATAGTAAAACATCAACTACAATTAATGAAATATTAGATTTTCTTGCGGGATACATTCTTGAAAGTGAAAATCTTACAACAAAGAAAAATGAATATAATATCTTAGATGAAAAAAGAATGAAGGATGTTGGAATGAATGAACAAGGTCTTCCATCATATTCAAATGACACTGAAGAAACCACTGCTGAATTTGAATTGACAAGTGCTCTGATTAATAAGGAGCGACTATTAAAATATGAAGATAATATATATCAATTGTTAACAGGTGATTATAAATTAATTAATGGTGATGCGGTGTTGGAAGATTTATGGTGTTATCAAACAATACAAAATGAAGATGCTAGAGGACTCATAGAAGGAATTTATAATACGATACAATATTATTTATTGGAAATTCATACACCATGTTCTAAGAAAAAAATGATGATTAATAGAAAAAGGATAAAGGAATTATTGTATGGCGACATTGGAAGTATTGTCCGCTCTTATACCAAATTTGAAACAGTACAAAAAAGAACAGGTGAAAGAGCCAATAAAAAATATGTAACTGAATCTAGTGAAGATATTGTAACAAATAAACATCAACAAATTTTTAAATGGCTCGTGGCTGATAAAAGTGCTATTACAAATCCAAATGAAATTACTCCGATCATAGATTTAGAACAAGCTATTGAAAAGAATATTGAAAGTGGTTTGTTAGATGAAAAAGATGTTGAACTGATTAATTTGTTAAAGAATCATTACAAAGGTGATTTAGTGGAATGCTTAAAAGTAAGTGGAAAACGTACAACATACCGTTATCGTCTTGAACGTTTGATAAATAAATTTGAAAAAATTTGCTGATTTTTTGACCAGAAGGGAGAGATTTCTCCAATATATTATGTAATGGTAAATACGAACTTTCTCAGGACTCTAATGTTGAAGCCATAGTGTCTAATTCATCTAAAAGACCATTACATTTTTAATTATTATCGGTATAGTTTTGCAAATTCACGAATGCTACTTATCTATTTCATTGATAAGTAGCAATACATAATTCATTTTCATACTCTCGGATGAATTTATTAGCAATTTTGTTGGCACTACTTGACGCTCTCCTTACGCTCCATTATCCATTTGTGTTAGTGGAGCAATCTTTTTATTACTAATACATAATGAATCATAACAAATAGATTGGTGGTGTAATGTTATTGATTATTGATGAAGTACTCAATACAACAAATAAACGATTGGCTCAAATAGATGAAATATTATTAATGAATACTAATAGTACATTAAAGTTAATTGATATGCAGATAAAATTGCTCAATGATGTTGAGGAACAGACAGAGGATAAACAATTACTCGAACAAATAAACAAACAGATAGAACGGTTAAAGAATAATAGAGTGTTGTTGGTGTTGGTTACTAAATATATCGTGAAGAATGAATTAAGTGTTCAAGAAAAACGTGTGATAACAGATATTTTTAAGAGAGATTAAGAATTAGATGCCCCGTATTAGTCCAGAAAAAATGAGAGTAGTCCTTAGAATAACTTAGCCACACAAACGTTCAGAGAGCTTATCTTTTGGGCTAGTAGTTTAGAGAAGAGTTCTTAAGAAGGAGGTTCAAAATGTCAAGAAAACATATTCCAATCCATCTCCGACAAGGGAATAAATCAGGATTAACGCAAGAAAAAAAGCAACAGGTACAAGAACAAGAACTTGCTATGTCAAGGTGTAAAGAAGCTCTTGAAAATCCATCTGTATTATATGAAATGGACAATATTACAAGGAAATATTATTTCTTCATTTTACAATGGTTAAAAGATGCAGGTATGTACTCAATATTATCAAGTATAGATGTTATCTCTTTACATCAAATGGCGAAAGCATTAGCTATGGTTGATGAATGTGATAAAGAAATTAAGCAACTTGGTATGTTTATTAATACTGCGGTAGGTTCAACAAAGAAGCCAAATCCTGCATTAAATGAGCGTCGACAATCACTTAGAACATTTTACTCAATTGCAAGTGAATTTGGACTAACTCCAAGTAGTCGTGCTGCATTGGCTCAAAATGCTAATGAAACCATGTTTATTGAATCTATTAATTTAGATGGTATAGAAAACGGTGTCAATAATTTATGGGAATCAATAAGCAAGGAGGAGCACTAATATGAAAGTCTTGCTTGATTTTAGTAAAAGTGGAACTGAAATAGGAATAGATAATATGCAAATATGGTTAGTACTTGAAGGCGTTAATTATTTAATCCAAGGCGACAAACGTTTCTATAATGATAAAGAAGAATTAGAAAACAATGTGAAATATATTCGTGATTACCTTAACACTTATGGAAAGAATGCTTTATTTCAAAATAAGTGGACTAAACATGATGCTAAAAGATATTTAGCAACTCTATCAAAAATTTCTTAATAGGTGGTGAACTTCGACATAATATGGGACTACTTGATTATTTTAATAAGAAAAATGATACGGAAGAACGTTCTTTATATAGTGCGGATGGTTCTGCGTTAGCATTAACAATGTTATTGGGTGGAGGAATTATTAAAGCCGATCAATTAAAATCAATTCCAACTGCTAAAACATCGCTTGAATTAATATGTAATTCTATTGCTCAATTACCAATTTATTTGTATAAAGAGCAAAATGGTGAAGCAGTAAAAGTACCAAATGACAAGCGTGTAATGTTACTTAATAATGAACCAAACGGATTTGCAGATTCGGTTCAATTTAAACGTAAATTGGTTGAAGATTATATTCTTTATGGAAAGACGTTATCTTATGTAGAAAGAGCAGGAAATAAAGTGCTCCATTTACATGGATTAGATGCTGATAAAGTACAGTTTAAGTATTTAACAACAGATGGTGTTACTTGGAGTAAAATTGAAGTTCAATATATGGGTGCTGGTGGAGTAAAGATTTTACCATATGAAAATCTACTGTTAATTGAAAGTGGCTCTAATGGTGTTTTAAAGAGTGGTGAAAGAACATTACAATTAGCGTTGAATGAGGTTGAATTCTCTAAAAGTTTATTAGAAAACTTTGCACTTCCAACAGGTGTTATTGAAACTGCTAGTAAAATGTCTGAGACTGCTGTAAAACGACTGCGAAAAGGTTGGGAGTCATTATATGGAGGCGCAAGAAATGCTGGTAGAACAGTTATTCTTGAAGAAGGTTTAAAATATAAACCAATTTCATTAAAACCAGACGAACTTCAATTAACAGATTCAAAGAAAGTAACAACAAGTGAAATTGCAAGGTTGTTCAATGTTCCGGAATCTATGATTAACTCAAATTTAAATAAGTATAATAGTAACGCAGCTGAGAATTTACACTTCTTACAATATACTTTGTCACCGATCATTTCAGCGATTGAAAGTGCATTGGATAAGTCATTATTATTGGAAATTGAAAAAGAAGATGGTTACTATTTCCGTTTTGATGTTACAGAGATTCTTCGAGGAACGCCAAAAGAACAAACTGAAGCCATTGGACAAGCTCTTGAAAAAGGAATATTAAGTATTAATGAAGCTCGGGCGATGTTAGATAAGAATCCAATTCAGAAAGATTACTTTATGTGGTCGTTAGGTCATATATTGTATAATGCTGAAAAAGATGAGTTTACCGTACCGAATACAAGTACGGTTATAGGTGATAAAAAGTTATCTGAAAATAAAACTGAAAAATCAGATAAAATGGCAGGTGATACGAAAAATGAAAATGGAACTACGAGTTAATCAGACCAACATTGAAGCAAATGAAGATGGCTCAATGACTGTCAATGGCTATGTAAATAAGACTGAACAATTTAGTAAAATGTTGGGACGAAACGAACAGTTTAAAGAAAAGATTTCACGCGGTGTTTTTAAACGTGCAATTGAGAAGGCAAAAGAAATTCACTTTCTTGCTGAACATGATGGTGAAAAGATTTTATCTTCAACTAGAAACGGTTCTTTGGAATTGTCAGAAGATACAAATGGACTTTATATGTCTGCAACAATTACACCTACATCTTGGGGCAAAGATTATTATGAATTAATTAAGTCAGGAATTTTAAAGAACATGTCTTTCGGATTCCGCTCAATTAAAGATTCATGGAAAAAGACTACTCAAGGTTATTTTGAAAGGACAATCCATGAACTTGAATTATTTGAAGTTTCAGTTGTAAAAGACCCTGCATATTCTCAATCTTCAATTTCTGCTCGTGGAATTGATGTTGTTGAAGAGGTTGAAGTACCTGACGAGGTTAAGAAGAAAATAGTAAGAAATATTCAAGAAATGAGTCGCAAGGCTCTTATTGAATTGCGAAATGACTTGCTCGAACAATCACAAAGTTATGAAACTCGTGGTCTTACGGAAGAACGCGAATATGAGCAATTAAAATCTCAAATTCGAGATATTGAAATACAACTTAAAAAAATAGATAAGAAAGAGGTTAGAAATATGGTTGAATTATTAAGTCCAAACGATACAAATGTAGAACAACGTGGTTTTGAAGAATTTTTAAAAGGTCACTTATATTCTGAAGAAGTTCGTGCAATTACAACAGGTACGTCACCAGGACAACTAACAGTTCCAACTTCAATTTCCGATCAAATTATTAAGAAATTAGAAGAAGTAGCTCCATTATTTGCACTATCTAAACAGTTTCCAAGTGAACATGGTTATCTTGAAGTGTTAAAAGAAACAGGTATTGGTGGAGCTCAATGGCTAGGTGAAATGGAAAATGCAACTCCAGCAGATTTCACAATGTCAAAAGTAAAATTAGAACAAAAACGTTTAACGGCAGCTATTGAATTATCACAACAACTAATTAATGATGCTGGCTTTGATATTGTGAGTTATGCAATCAATGTTTTATCTCGACGTATTGCTTATTCAGTTAACCGAGCAATTGTTAATGGAAATGGCGTTGGACAAATGGAAGGTTTCTTAACTGCAACATTGGCTTCAGAATCAGTGATTAAAACAACTGCAAATACAGTTACTACTGATGATGTTTTAGGACTATTCAACTCTATGAATCCAGAACTAATCGAAGGTGCAGTGTTTGTTATGAACCGTAATACTTGGAATGCGGTTTCAAAGCTGAAAGATGCGGAAAACCGATACTATCTTGTAGATTTCAAAAATGGTAATGGTTCTAAATATTACACTATGCTTGGATTACCGGTAATGATTTCAGATGCCATGCCAGATATTGCAACAGAAAACAAAGCAATTGGTTTAATTAATATGGGTGAAGCATATGGAACTCTGATTAAGAAGGGAATTGAAGTGCAACATGTTTATGCTGATAGCGCTCAAGCACTTCGTGGTTCTCAATTAATCGTTGCTTCTATCTATCTTGATGGTAAAATTATCAATGAACAAGCAATTCGTTTATTGTCTATTGCTGCATAAAGTTAAAATTTCACTTACCGTATTGTAGATTATAAATAATGCGGTAAGTTCCCAACACTCCTTTATATTCGGTGGAGATACCATTTCTCTATCGAATGTACATAACAATAAAATGGAAATTTTATATATAACAAAAGGCATATCATTT from Bacillus cereus G9842 includes the following:
- a CDS encoding phage major capsid protein, which produces MKMELRVNQTNIEANEDGSMTVNGYVNKTEQFSKMLGRNEQFKEKISRGVFKRAIEKAKEIHFLAEHDGEKILSSTRNGSLELSEDTNGLYMSATITPTSWGKDYYELIKSGILKNMSFGFRSIKDSWKKTTQGYFERTIHELELFEVSVVKDPAYSQSSISARGIDVVEEVEVPDEVKKKIVRNIQEMSRKALIELRNDLLEQSQSYETRGLTEEREYEQLKSQIRDIEIQLKKIDKKEVRNMVELLSPNDTNVEQRGFEEFLKGHLYSEEVRAITTGTSPGQLTVPTSISDQIIKKLEEVAPLFALSKQFPSEHGYLEVLKETGIGGAQWLGEMENATPADFTMSKVKLEQKRLTAAIELSQQLINDAGFDIVSYAINVLSRRIAYSVNRAIVNGNGVGQMEGFLTATLASESVIKTTANTVTTDDVLGLFNSMNPELIEGAVFVMNRNTWNAVSKLKDAENRYYLVDFKNGNGSKYYTMLGLPVMISDAMPDIATENKAIGLINMGEAYGTLIKKGIEVQHVYADSAQALRGSQLIVASIYLDGKIINEQAIRLLSIAA
- a CDS encoding phage portal protein; this encodes MGLLDYFNKKNDTEERSLYSADGSALALTMLLGGGIIKADQLKSIPTAKTSLELICNSIAQLPIYLYKEQNGEAVKVPNDKRVMLLNNEPNGFADSVQFKRKLVEDYILYGKTLSYVERAGNKVLHLHGLDADKVQFKYLTTDGVTWSKIEVQYMGAGGVKILPYENLLLIESGSNGVLKSGERTLQLALNEVEFSKSLLENFALPTGVIETASKMSETAVKRLRKGWESLYGGARNAGRTVILEEGLKYKPISLKPDELQLTDSKKVTTSEIARLFNVPESMINSNLNKYNSNAAENLHFLQYTLSPIISAIESALDKSLLLEIEKEDGYYFRFDVTEILRGTPKEQTEAIGQALEKGILSINEARAMLDKNPIQKDYFMWSLGHILYNAEKDEFTVPNTSTVIGDKKLSENKTEKSDKMAGDTKNENGTTS
- a CDS encoding P27 family phage terminase small subunit, translated to MSRKHIPIHLRQGNKSGLTQEKKQQVQEQELAMSRCKEALENPSVLYEMDNITRKYYFFILQWLKDAGMYSILSSIDVISLHQMAKALAMVDECDKEIKQLGMFINTAVGSTKKPNPALNERRQSLRTFYSIASEFGLTPSSRAALAQNANETMFIESINLDGIENGVNNLWESISKEEH